Sequence from the Thermus tengchongensis genome:
TGGAAGGCGGCTACGCCAAGAAGCTCCCGGAGGGAGAGGTGGACTTCGTCTACAACGTGGCCATGCGTTACAAGGCCGAAGGGACGCCCCTTCTGGTCATCGCCGGCAAGGAGTACGGCACCGGCTCTAGCCGCGACTGGGCCGCCAAGGGCACCTACCTCCTGGGGGTGAAGGCGGTGCTGGCCGAGAGCTTCGAGCGCATCCACCGCTCCAACCTGGTGGGGATGGGCGTCCTGCCCCTGGAGTTCCTCCCTGGGGAGAACCGGGAAACCCTGGGCCTCACCGGGTACGAGGTCTACGACATCCTGGGCCTTGAGGACCTCTTCCCCCGGAAGCGGGTGGAGGTGGTGGCCAGGAGGGAGGACGGCTCCGAAATCCGCTTCCAGGCCATCGCCCGTCTGGACACGAAGGTGGAGGTGGACTACTACCAGAACGGGGGCATCCTGCAGACGGTGCTCCTCAACCTCCTGAAGGAGGCCAAGGCCCAGTAGGCCAAGCGGCAGGAGGCCCCGGGGAAACCCCGGGGCCCTTGCCCACGCCGCCCCTCTATGGGGCCCCCACCCTAGCCACGCCAGGGTGGGGTGGTATTAAAGGCCCGCCCCGATTTCCAGGTGCGGGTTGGGACGCCCGCCCTCGGCCTCAGCCTCCCGGGCCTCGATCTTGCCCTTGATGCGCTTGAGGCGGAAAGTGTCCTCCCGTTCCCGTTGCTCCAGGACCTGCTGGATGAAGCGGATCTGCGAGCGGATGCCGGGGATGACCACTTGCTCCAGGGCGTTCACCCGGCGGGTGGTCTTCTTGATCTCCTCGCCGATCTTCTTGAGGCGGGTTTCCGTGTTGGCCACCTGGATCAAGGCCTCGGCGTAGCGGCGAAAGGCCCGGGCGGCTTCCAAGGTATAGGCCGGGGTGCCCACCGGGGAGAGCAAGGCCCCATCGGGGAAGGTGGCCTTGAGCCTCGGCACCTTGCTCCCCCAGACGT
This genomic interval carries:
- the atpD gene encoding V-type ATP synthase subunit D produces the protein MSQVSPTRMNLLQRRSQMRLAQKGVDLLKKKRDALVAEFFGLVKEALEARKALNQAAQEAYGALLLAQAFDGPESVSVAALGVRPLEGVEAQVENVWGSKVPRLKATFPDGALLSPVGTPAYTLEAARAFRRYAEALIQVANTETRLKKIGEEIKKTTRRVNALEQVVIPGIRSQIRFIQQVLEQREREDTFRLKRIKGKIEAREAEAEGGRPNPHLEIGAGL